TCGCGGCCCTGATGATCGGTTTTTTGGGCAACAACATCCTGCCCGCCCACTTGGGCGAGGTGGTGCGGGCCGTGGTCCTGGGCCAGACCGAGCGGGTGTCCAAGTCGGCCACCATGGCCACCGTGGTCCTGGAGCGTGTCTACGACGGCCTGACCGTGCTGTTCCTGTTGCTGGTGGTGCTGTTGTTCGTGGACCTGCCCACGGGCCAGGTGGAGGGCAGCCTCATCACCACCGCCAACCTGCGCGCCGCGGGCTGGCTGGGCCTGGCCCTGTTCGCCGGGCTGCTGCTGGTGTTGCAGGCCTTCCGCTGGCAGCGGGCCGCTTCGCTCCGGCTCATGGCCTGGCTGCTCAAGCCCGTCCCGGAGCGTTTCAGCAAAAAGATCGTCAGCGCTACGGACTCCTTCGCCGACGGCCTGGCCGTGGCCAAGGTCAGCGACCTGGTCTGGATCGGGTTTTACTCCTTGTGCACCTGGATGACCCTGGCGCTGTGGGCCTGGCTGTTCATGCTGGCCTTTGGCATCAGCCTGGGCTTCATGGCAGGAGTGCTCATGGAGGTGGTGCTGGCCCTGGCCCTGTTGATCCCCGCCGCGCCGGCCTTCGTGGGCACCTTCCATCTGGCCGCCGCGGCCACCCTGGCCTTCATGGGGGCCAACCCCGGGGTGGCCGGCTCCTACGCCATGGTGATCTGGCTAAACCATTTCGTGTCCACCACTCTGCTGGGCATCTATTATCTGTGGAGGTTGGGCCTGGGCTGGGGCGCTCTCACCGGCAAGGTGAAAAGCTCGCATTAAAGACCATTTAAGCGAAATTGCGCCTAAATAACTTTAAGTAAAATTCCGGAGGTCAGGGCCATGCAACAAGGCGAGGAGTTCAACTTCAGGGCCGGCGACCTGACCCTGGCCGGACGCCTGCACCGCCCCAAGGGCGCGCCCCGCTCCATGGCCATAATCTCCCACGGCCTAGAGTCCTCCATGGCCTCGGCCAAGCTGACCCGCCTGGCCCAGGCGCTGGCCGAGGCCGGGCACCTGGCCTACCGCTTCGACCACTCCGGCTGCGGCATATCCCCCGGCGACCTGAGCCGCACCTCGCTAACCGTGCGGCGCGACGAGCTACTGGCCGCCGTGGACGCGCTCAAGGCCGCCGAGCCCGGCCTGCCCCTGGTGTACATGGGCTCGTCCTTTGGCGGCACCACCGCCCTGCTGGCCGGGGACATCGAGCCGCCCGCCTGCTCTTTGCACTGGTCCACGCCCTGGGACTTCGAGCCCCTGTTCAACACCATCGCCAACCCGCCCGAACGGCCGCCTTTCCGCGACTTGGTGCGCGACGTGCCCCGGCACGACCTCGAGGCCGTCCTGGCTCGCACGGAGCGCGCCTTTTTGGTGCACGGCGAATTGGATGAGGTGGTGCCCGTGGGTCAGTCGCGCTGGGCTTTGGGCATTCTGCGCGAGCCCAAGGAACTGCTGGTGCTGCCGGCCGCGGACCACCGCCTCAGCGAGCTGGCGGACCAGGACCAGGCCATGGCCGCCTCCCTGGCCTGGGTAGACCGCTGTCTGGGCTAGAGACTAGTCCCTTACTTCGCAGTCGCTGCGCTTGAAACCATTGCAGGTGCAGGTGATTTTCTTGTCCGCGGGCGGGCAATCCCAGTTGTAATCCATGGGGCCGCCCTTGGAGGGCCGCACCAGCAGGGTGTACTCCACCTCCGGCTGGTCGTTGACCGCGTAGAGGCACATCATGCGTCCCGGGCCCTTCAGGAAGCCCTCGTAAGAAGCTCCGGTGAACATGTCGATGCTGGCGTTGGCAGTGGGGGGCTTGTAGTCCCGGCGCTGCTTCCAGCCGCCCGGCGCGCTCCACCATCCCTGGACTTTTTCCAGCTTTTCCGCCGGCGGGCAGGTGAGTATCCCTGACTGAATCGCCCCGGCGGCGGACGCCAGGGTCAGGACCAGGAGCAGGGCGAGGAGAACGCGGGGGATGGTCATGGTCTCTCCCGGAAGCAATGGAGGTGATTCGAGTCGTCAAGTCTTGCTTTTAGGGGCGGACGGGTCAAGGATTGAATGCGGCTCAATCCAGAAAAACCCGGTTGCGGCCAGCTTCCTTGGCTTGGTAGAGCTGCTGGTCGGCCCGCTCCACCAGCGATTCCAGGCTGTCACCCGGACGTACCGAGGCTGCTCCCGCCGAGATAGTCACGCACACATCGCCCTGCGCGCATTCGGTGCGGGTTTGCTCCACCATGGCCCGGTAGCGCTCGCCCACCTTGAAAAGGTTGTGCCGGTCTATGTTGGGCAGCAGGGCCAAAAATTCCTCGCCGCCCCAACGCCCCACCAAGTCGTAAGGCCGCGAGACTTCGTCCAAGGTGCGCGACACGGTGCGCAGCACCTCGTCGCCTACGTTGTGACCATGGGTGTCGTTGACCAGCTTGAAGTGGTCCAGGTCCATCATGAGTATCCCGAAGGACAATTCGGCACGCTGGAACTCGGACAGGCGTGACAGGAGCATCTGTTCCATATAGCGCCGGTTGGGCAACTGGGTGAGGCCGTCCAACAGGGCCATCTTTTCCAGCTCGCTCATGCGCAGGCGTTCCTCGCGGCGCATGGAGTTGTCGGCAAATACCTCCACCGCGCCGACCACGCGGCCCTCGTCATCCAACAAGGGGGTGACCCGCACCACCACCGGAACCCGGTGCCCCTCCTTGTGGTGCAAATACACTTCGGCCTCGCGGAACTGGCCATCCTCCAGGGTTTGGGCCACCGGACAGGCGCCGTGGCAAAGGTTGCTGCCCTCGTCGTCCACATGAGTCAGGATGTTGTCGGCGCAGCTATAGCCCAGCACCTCTTCGGCGCTGAAACCGGCTATTTTTTCGGCGCCCTGGTTCCAGAAAACTATGTTGCGATCCCGATCCAGGACGTATAGGCCCTCGTGTAAAGAGTTGAGAATGTCAACCGTAGGGAGATTGCTGGCAGGTGGCATGATGGCCTCTCGCATGAGGCGGCCTCACCGGAGGAGGCAGCCCCGGCTGGAAGGTTCACTCATTGGGCAAATTGTAGGATAGTCTGCGGTGTAGCACAAGACTGGATGCGTCTCTCCCGAAAAGCAACCGGCAGGGAGGGGGCCCGGCCGAAAGGCGAAAGGCCGGCCAAACGGCCGGCCTTTCTCGAAAAAACTTGGTGGAGGCGCGGGGAATCGAACCCCGGTCCGAAAGCTTTCAGCCCAAGCGTCTACATGCTTATTCCGTGATTGCTTCTCGCCACCGTTGCTCCCCACGGACAGGGGGCCCCGGCGGCCAGCCTAATCTGTGGTTTCGGTCCCTGGCCGATCAGGCGATGCCAGTTCCCTATCCCGCTAGTCGACGCCCGCACCGGCCCCGCAGGAATGGGCCGGGAGGACGACAGCCTTATTTACGCGGCTGCGGCGTATGCGTAATCGTCTGCGATTACTTTAAGTCCCCACCGGATAACGGGCCGACGAGACCCCGGCATGCAACTTGGCGCGTCAACTGCCTCCGTCGAAACCATGTCGCCCCCACAAGCCAATCTTGCGGTTACCTAAATATAGTCACGACCACGCTTCGTGACAAGCGCATAAATAAAGGCCCTATGAAGATCAGTGGCCTAAAGGTATTGACAAGAGGAACAATATTGGAGATAGTCGCTAGACGTGTTTGCAGTAGTCGGTCCGCCGCAACCGCAAAAATTCGATCAGGCTGGCAAAGGAGAGTAGCGTTGGCGCTGACCAAAGAGAACATTATCAGCCAGGTATACGAGACCACCCAGTTGCCCAAGAACCGCTCCCGCGAGGTGGTGGAAACGGCCTTGGAACTGATGAAAAAGACCCTCGAGGATGGCGAGGATCTCCTGGTCAGCGGATTTGGCAAGTTCATGGTCAAGGACAAGAAGGCCCGCCGGGGCCGCAACCCCCAGACCCGCGAGGACCTGCGCCTTCGGGCCCGCCGGGTGGTGGTGTTCAAGACCTCCGGCGTGCTGCGCCGGCGCATCAACGAGGCCGCCGGGCTGGAAGACGAATAGCCCGTCTAGGCCCGTTAAGCTCCTAATAAGCCACTACAAAGGCCTGCTTGTAGCCGATCTGGCGCAAGCGGGCCTGTAGTTTTTCGGCCTCGGGCAGGCTCTCCAGCTTGCCCACCCGCACCCGCTTGAACACCACGTCGCCCCGGTTGAAATCAACCACGTTGACCTCGCCGAAGGTGGGGCGCAGCACGGCGGCCAGACGCCAGGCGTTGCTCTCGCTGGTGAAGGCGCCCACCTGCACGGTGAAGGGCCCCAGCTTGACCATGGCGGTGGGAGCCGAAGCAGGGGGAGGGGAGGCGCCGGGCGGGCGGGTGCCCAGGGCTCGCACCAACACCGGCGCGGTGCCCGGGCCGATCACCCCCAGCTTGCCCGCCGCGGCCTTGGACAAATCTATGATGCGGCCGTCCACGAAAGGCCCCCGGTCGTTGATGCGCACCACGGCGCTTTTGTGGTTGTTCAGGTTGGTCACCTCCACCCAAGTGCCCAGGGGCAACAGCTTGTGGGCGGCGGTCATCTTGTGCATGTCGTAGACCTCGCCGTTGGAGGTCAGGCGGCCATGGAACTGGGGGCCGTACCAGGAGGCCAGGCCGCGCTCCTCGTAGCCTTTGGCTGAGAGGTAGGGCTGGTAGGTGCGGCCCAAAACGGTGTAGGGCCGTCCTTTGGGCAGGTCGCGTCCCGCCGGGGGCGGGGGCACCACCTTGGGGCCGCAGCCGGCGGCCAGGAGAAAAAGCGCCATTAGGGCGATCAGGGTGTTGTGGGCGCGGCGGCCTGAGTGCATGGATTCCTCCCTGGGCAAGCTTCTTTATAGCCGCCCCGGCCTCCCGGCACAAGTGCCGCCGGTTGACAGGCCGCCCACGAGGCTCCTAAACTCTTATCTATTGCTTTAACGGGTGCTTGTAGGACAACCCAAAGGGCTGTTGCAACCATGATCCAATTCGCGGAAGAAGCCTGGCACTGGCTGCTGGTCCATCACTGGGTGTTGGCCTTGGTCTTCATGGTCTTGGCCGTGGCGGCCGCCTTACTGGTTGACCTGCTGCTCACCAAGGTCATCAGGGGCTTCACCCGCTGGACCAAGACCACCATCGACGACGAGATCCTCACCTTCCTGCACGGCCCCATCCGCACCTCGGTGCTCCTGCTGGTATCCCTGGCGGCCATGGATCTGCTCCTGGCCGAGCACCCCTGGAAGGGCCGCCTGATCAACGTGGCCTACACCGCCTTGGTGGTGATGTGGACCATCTACCTGATCCGCACCAGCCGGGCGGTGTTCAACGCCTTCAAGCAGCGCCACCGCAAGGACGCCGCGCCCCGTCAGCTTCTGCCCCTGTTGGACAACCTGGTCATACTGCTCCTGCTGGTGCACGGCGGCTATTGGCTGTTCAAGGTGTGGCACATCAACGTGACCCCCTTGCTGGCCTCGGCGGGCATCGCCACCGCCGCCGTGGCCCTGGCCTCCAAGGACACCCTGGCCAACCTTTTCGGCGGGGTCAGCGTGCTGGTTGACCATCCCTACCGCCTGAACGACTACATCGTCCTCAGTACGGGCGAAAGGGGCGAGGTGGTGGACATCGGCATCCGCTCCACCCGCATCCTCACCCGCGACGACGTGCTCATCACCGTGCCCAACAGCATCATGAGCACCACCACCATAATCAACGAGAGTGGCCGGGTGCCCCGTTTCCGGGTGCGGGTGGGGGTGGGGGTGGGCTACGACTCGGACCCGGACTTGGTAGAAGCAACGCTGCTGGCGGTGTGCGAAGACCTGAGCGAAATACTGCCCAGCCCCAAGCCTAGGGTGCGCTTCCGGGAGTTCGGGGACTCCTCGCTCAACTACCAGCTCCTGGCCTGGATTCACGACCCCGGCGACCGAGGACGCATCATCCACGAACTCAACACCCGCATCCTCAAGGCCTTCCGCCAGGCGGGCATCGAGATTCCCTTCCCCCAGCGGGTCATCTCCTATCACCCCCGCGACGGCAAGCTGGAGGGCCGGGTGGCGGTGACCGAAGTTTCAGGAAAACCGGCCCCCGCACCCGGCGCGGACGGCTAGGAGCTTCCCCCCTGCTCGACGGCCTGGCCGCCAGCAAAACCTAAATTTAAGAAGATGCGCTCAGATTAGGAGCGGTAGTTCAGGCGGCGCTGCTCACGTAGAGCTGGTTTTTGCCGGCCCGCTTTGCTTGGTAAAGCGCCTGGTCGGCGCGCCGGATGAGGCTGTCGGCGGTTTCGCCTTTATGCGCCCGGGCCAGGCCGGCACTGAGGGTTTGCCGCACCTCTACCCCGTTGAGCGAAAGCGCGTTTTGGGCGAAGCGCTGACGAATGCGCTCCGCGATGGCGGTTGCCGATTCCAGGGTTGCCCCGAGCAGAATCACCGCGAACTCCTCGCCGCCCCAGCGGCAAGGCATGTCGTTGGAGCGCACACTGTCTGTAATCACTTCGGCAAGGCTCTTGAGCACCAGGTCGCCCTGGTCATGGCCATAAGTGTCATTGAAGAGCTTGAAGTCATCCAGATCGATGAACAGGAGGCAAGGGCGTTCCTCAGAAGCTTGGCCTTGGCGCAGGGCTTGTTCCAGGTGCAGGGCAAAGAACCGTTTGTTGAACAACCCGGTAAGGCCGTCGGTGTAGCTGAGGTTTTTGAACTTGGTCTCGCTCTCGGCCAAAACCTTTCGCTCTTCCCTGAGGGTCCTGATGCGCGCGGCCAGGGCCAGGGACAACAGGATCGCCTCCAAGGCCGTGCCGGCCAGGAGGGAATTGCGGGCCCAATACTCTCCTTGCAGGGGCCCCAGCTCCTGAATGACAAAGATGACCACCGCCAGGGCCAGCACTCCCCAGGCCAATAGGAAGTAGCGGGCCGCCGCCACCCCGCGGCGCAGGCTTATCAGGCCCGCGGTCAGGGCCAGCCAGGGCGAGAAAACGCCGCTCCCCAGGGTAAGCCAGCGGCTGACCCAGGGCAGGTCCAGCAGGCCGGCCGCCGTGATGCCCAGGCCGTAGCCAAAGCCGAACATGAGCAGCTTGTCTAGGCGGGGGGCCAGGCGCTTGGTCTCGAGGATCCCCCGCATGAACAGATACGCAAAGGCGGTGAATAGCCCCATGATGGCCCAGAGGACACGCACAAATCCCTGGGTGCCGAAGTCCCAGAGGGCGGTTGCCTGGCCATGCAAAAAGGCCATGCTGGCCAAGGCGAACAGGATGTAGCCCACGTAATAAAAATAGATCCGGTCCCTGAGCGAAATGCTGATGAACAGGTTGAAGGCGATCATGCTTAGCAGCACGCCATAACAAATGGCGAAAAAGTAGTTCTCCTTGGTGGAGTGGGCGATGAAGGCGGGCAGGGACCAGACGCGAAAATGCAGGGGATAGAACCCTTTGGTGTTCAAACGCATATAACAGGTGAACGGCCCCTGATCGGTTCGGGGCAGGGTGAAAACGAAGCTCCGGTTGACCAGTTCGCGGGCGCTGAAAGGGCGGCCTAGCCCGGTCTTGATCACCTCCCATCCATCGGGAGCCGGCCTATAAAAGTTGATATTGTCCAGATAGACATAGTCGGTGGCGATCAGCCAGGTGGTCTTGGCGGCACTGGCGCCTAGGGGCGCATAGGCGGTGAAGCGCAACCAATGCACCCTGAGGTCGCTGGAAGGGGTCACCAGACCCGGTCCCCCCAAAGGCTTGAACCGCCGCCTCCAAGGTTCCGAACTCACCTGGTCAATGGTGAGCCGCTCATTCCCTCCATCCAACACTTCCAAGTAGGGGGCCAAATCATAACTGGGCCGCTCCCCCAGCTCCAACGCGCGGCCGGGCTCGCCGGGCCAAGCCTGTCCGTTGGCTGCCAATAGGCAGAGCAGGCAAAGCCCGAGAACATTTAACAAGCGGTGTGGCAAGGGGTTGGCCTAGGTTGGGCGAGGCTTGGCGCAAAAAATCCCGGATAAAACAGGAAAAAACCGATTCGGCGCATACTAGGCCGAATCCCTCTCTCCAGTCAATGCGGCGATTACAGCTTAGTGGAAACATAAAAGGCCCGCCGGAGGCCAATCCGGCGAGCCTTTATTACAGCTTTGCGCTGACGGGCTAACGGATCTGCTTGACCGTCACGTTGTTGTTCTGATCCACCACCACGTTCAGGGTATTCGTGGCCGAGGGGACCGGGTTGTGCCAGACCCGCTGAAAGCCGCCCGAGGAGCTGGTGCAGTCGGCGTCGTTGAACTTCCGGGCCTCCACGTACTCGATGCCGTCCACCAGGCCCTCGTAGATGTAGGTCTCGTGCGGCTTCACCGCATGGGTCTTGGGCGGGCCGTCGGGAATCCACTTGCTCTCCGACTTGGCCCAGAGCAGGCTCTGCCACTTGAAGGCGTAGCAGTTGCTCTTGGTCTCGTTCTTGAAGCCGATGCGGCCGGCATGGGCGGCCATGGGGGCCAGCGCGGCCGCCAGGAACATCAGCAGGGTTATCAGGGCGAGTTTTCGGGCCATGGGGTTTTCTCCCTCAGCATTGGGTTTCAACGCGATATCGTCGTGCAGGGGCGATGGAGCAGGTTGAGAGGCAGGGTCATCCTGATTCTGGAAGCCCATAATGCTTTCCGGTGATGGTTGTGTCAAGCAACGGATGAGCCTTGGTGCGCCGGGAAATCCCCCGGCTTCGGCGGCTAGCGGATTTGTTTAAAATCCACGTGGCCATTTTCCTCCACGATCACGTTGAAAGTGCCCTGTTTGGTGGGGTGGTAGGTGTGCCAAATGCGGGTCCAGCCGCTTCCGGAGGGGACCCAGCATTTGTCATCCTTGCTATCCCCATAGTTAATCCAGCTGATCGCGTCGACAAAACCTTCATAAATGCGGGTCTTGCCCGGCGGGACATCATAGAGCTTGGGGTCGCCGACCACCTCCCATTTCTCCAGGTCGGGGTTCCACTTCAAGGTTTGGAACTGGAAGGTGTAGCAGTGCTTGGGATGGTTGTTCTTAAAGCCGATGCGGCCGGCCTGGGCGGCCACGGGGATCAGGCTGCTCAGGAGCAAGGCCAGGCAGGAAACTAGGATGATTTTACGGACCATGGGCTCTCCCCTGGTGGCGGCAATGGCAAAGCGCCGAATTTTCCGGGTTGGCCGCGCACGAATTAAAACGCTCCGTGACGCCGCGCGGTATTAGGCAGGATAGGGAGAACACGCGCCACGGGAGCTTGCAGGCTTCTTTACAGTAAGGCCTGACGTGGCAAGTAGTCAACGTTCCTGCCCTGTCTTGGCCGGGCTTTGGGCAGCCTGGGTAAAAAAAGATGAGGCCCGCCGGGAAAAGGGAGGGGAACCCGGCGGGCCTCTATTGCAGGAGGTAGGGACGCGCTTTATGCCCGGCGTCCCTGTCGGGCTTGGGCGCTTAGTAAGTGAACGGATACCCGTTCTTGTCCAGCACGCGAGCCGCGATGGCGCGCCTGAGGGCCACGCCGTTGGCCGGCTGGTACTTCAGCAGCTTGCGGGCGCCGATCATCATGGTGCGCAGGTCGTCGCCTTCGCTCATGGCCGCCAGGCACTCGTTGGCCCAGATCATCATCATGGGCAACACGTCGTCCATGTAGGCCTTGGTCATGTCCATGAAGATTTGAGCCTTGTCCTCGCCCAGGGAGGCGATGGCCTTCTTGGCCCGCAGCACGCAGCTCTCCATGGCAAAGGACTGGATGACCATGTCCGCCACCCGCATCAGGATCTCCTGCTGGTGGATGAGCTTCTGCATGTAGGTCTGGGCAGCCAGGCCGGCCACGAAGATGACCGCCTTCTTGGCCATCTCGGCCATGTGGGCCTCGTAGGCCAGGGGCTCGTCCGGCAGCTCCACCATCAGGGGGCTGTACTCCATGATCTCGCCCAGGAGCTTCTGCCCCG
This region of Desulfarculaceae bacterium genomic DNA includes:
- a CDS encoding flippase-like domain-containing protein, producing the protein MWKQYLFGLLVSLAAVYFFFKAAPPDQMLASLDQLNLWWVIPATLVYIGSYAFRAVRWHYLMRPVAGVRFRPLFAALMIGFLGNNILPAHLGEVVRAVVLGQTERVSKSATMATVVLERVYDGLTVLFLLLVVLLFVDLPTGQVEGSLITTANLRAAGWLGLALFAGLLLVLQAFRWQRAASLRLMAWLLKPVPERFSKKIVSATDSFADGLAVAKVSDLVWIGFYSLCTWMTLALWAWLFMLAFGISLGFMAGVLMEVVLALALLIPAAPAFVGTFHLAAAATLAFMGANPGVAGSYAMVIWLNHFVSTTLLGIYYLWRLGLGWGALTGKVKSSH
- a CDS encoding lysophospholipase, coding for MQQGEEFNFRAGDLTLAGRLHRPKGAPRSMAIISHGLESSMASAKLTRLAQALAEAGHLAYRFDHSGCGISPGDLSRTSLTVRRDELLAAVDALKAAEPGLPLVYMGSSFGGTTALLAGDIEPPACSLHWSTPWDFEPLFNTIANPPERPPFRDLVRDVPRHDLEAVLARTERAFLVHGELDEVVPVGQSRWALGILREPKELLVLPAADHRLSELADQDQAMAASLAWVDRCLG
- a CDS encoding sensor domain-containing diguanylate cyclase encodes the protein MPPASNLPTVDILNSLHEGLYVLDRDRNIVFWNQGAEKIAGFSAEEVLGYSCADNILTHVDDEGSNLCHGACPVAQTLEDGQFREAEVYLHHKEGHRVPVVVRVTPLLDDEGRVVGAVEVFADNSMRREERLRMSELEKMALLDGLTQLPNRRYMEQMLLSRLSEFQRAELSFGILMMDLDHFKLVNDTHGHNVGDEVLRTVSRTLDEVSRPYDLVGRWGGEEFLALLPNIDRHNLFKVGERYRAMVEQTRTECAQGDVCVTISAGAASVRPGDSLESLVERADQQLYQAKEAGRNRVFLD
- a CDS encoding integration host factor subunit alpha gives rise to the protein MALTKENIISQVYETTQLPKNRSREVVETALELMKKTLEDGEDLLVSGFGKFMVKDKKARRGRNPQTREDLRLRARRVVVFKTSGVLRRRINEAAGLEDE
- a CDS encoding septal ring lytic transglycosylase RlpA family protein, which translates into the protein MHSGRRAHNTLIALMALFLLAAGCGPKVVPPPPAGRDLPKGRPYTVLGRTYQPYLSAKGYEERGLASWYGPQFHGRLTSNGEVYDMHKMTAAHKLLPLGTWVEVTNLNNHKSAVVRINDRGPFVDGRIIDLSKAAAGKLGVIGPGTAPVLVRALGTRPPGASPPPASAPTAMVKLGPFTVQVGAFTSESNAWRLAAVLRPTFGEVNVVDFNRGDVVFKRVRVGKLESLPEAEKLQARLRQIGYKQAFVVAY
- a CDS encoding mechanosensitive ion channel family protein; the protein is MIQFAEEAWHWLLVHHWVLALVFMVLAVAAALLVDLLLTKVIRGFTRWTKTTIDDEILTFLHGPIRTSVLLLVSLAAMDLLLAEHPWKGRLINVAYTALVVMWTIYLIRTSRAVFNAFKQRHRKDAAPRQLLPLLDNLVILLLLVHGGYWLFKVWHINVTPLLASAGIATAAVALASKDTLANLFGGVSVLVDHPYRLNDYIVLSTGERGEVVDIGIRSTRILTRDDVLITVPNSIMSTTTIINESGRVPRFRVRVGVGVGYDSDPDLVEATLLAVCEDLSEILPSPKPRVRFREFGDSSLNYQLLAWIHDPGDRGRIIHELNTRILKAFRQAGIEIPFPQRVISYHPRDGKLEGRVAVTEVSGKPAPAPGADG
- a CDS encoding sensor domain-containing diguanylate cyclase, with the protein product MAPYLEVLDGGNERLTIDQVSSEPWRRRFKPLGGPGLVTPSSDLRVHWLRFTAYAPLGASAAKTTWLIATDYVYLDNINFYRPAPDGWEVIKTGLGRPFSARELVNRSFVFTLPRTDQGPFTCYMRLNTKGFYPLHFRVWSLPAFIAHSTKENYFFAICYGVLLSMIAFNLFISISLRDRIYFYYVGYILFALASMAFLHGQATALWDFGTQGFVRVLWAIMGLFTAFAYLFMRGILETKRLAPRLDKLLMFGFGYGLGITAAGLLDLPWVSRWLTLGSGVFSPWLALTAGLISLRRGVAAARYFLLAWGVLALAVVIFVIQELGPLQGEYWARNSLLAGTALEAILLSLALAARIRTLREERKVLAESETKFKNLSYTDGLTGLFNKRFFALHLEQALRQGQASEERPCLLFIDLDDFKLFNDTYGHDQGDLVLKSLAEVITDSVRSNDMPCRWGGEEFAVILLGATLESATAIAERIRQRFAQNALSLNGVEVRQTLSAGLARAHKGETADSLIRRADQALYQAKRAGKNQLYVSSAA